One segment of Brassica napus cultivar Da-Ae chromosome C3, Da-Ae, whole genome shotgun sequence DNA contains the following:
- the LOC106351417 gene encoding cysteine-rich repeat secretory protein 26-like gives MSFGSVPIVAAVAIQLLLIPSVVSSLNITNLYLHHACNNTQGKYKPGSLFEKNLNTVIKNISTFDLRNGYALDSNMKSPYFDIPPNTVFVTLQCRGDSYGPKCHSCLAEALSGLRKKCPGHKGATIWYDQCLLDISTLNSIRMALPNRVHYDNYLCISNPKSVSGDKKIFEKKKMDFTDKLLSVINKTTDSDLRGPLYATGEMMIGKKKFYGMLQCTNELFASSCYVCLEWLVLGHPFCFDEGQGARLMCRSCVARFEFYPFLRT, from the exons ATGTCTTTTGGATCGGTCCCTATCGTGGCCGCGGTGGCCATACAACTCCTCCTTATACCCAGCGTTGTTTCGTCTCTTAACATTACCAATTTGTATCTCCACCATGCATGCAACAACACCCAAGGGAAATACAAGCCGGGGAGTTTGTTCGAGAAAAATCTCAACACTGTCATCAAAAACATATCCACGTTTGATCTGCGCAACGGTTACGCCCTCGACTCTAATATGAAGAGTCCCTATTTTGATATACCTCCCAATACTGTTTTCGTCACGCTCCAATGCCGTGGTGACTCCTACGGGCCCAAGTGTCACTCTTGCCTTGCCGAAGCCCTCTCTGGG cTTCGCAAGAAATGTCCTGGACACAAAGGAGCAACAATATGGTATGACCAATGTCTTTTGGATATTTCTACACTCAATTCCATTAGAATGGCCCTACCGAACAGAGTCCACTACGATAATTATTTGTGTATAAGCAATCCAAAATCCGTGAGCGGCGATAAGAAGATCTtcgaaaagaagaagatggattTCACCGATAAGCTATTGTCTGTAATCAACAAGACGACTGACAGCGACCTCAGGGGGCCACTGTACGCAACGGGGGAGATGATGATTGGGAAAAAGAAGTTTTATGGAATGTTGCAATGTACGAACGAGTTATTTGCGAGTTCTTGCTATGTGTGTCTAGAGTGGCTTGTCTTGGGGCATCCATTCTGCTTCGATGAAGGACAAGGAGCTAGACTAATGTGTAGAAGCTGTGTTGCAAGGTTTGAGTTTTACCCTTTTCTTAGAACTTAA
- the LOC106346882 gene encoding uncharacterized protein LOC106346882 isoform X2, with product MYFSPKYSALLFWNFQTAFEEAKNLIVRISVLHVRRIMGESSSSSPTEEIARLIKRLSAYVTVKMSSLFSTSIPNLDSRSIGAIAGLAIAVIFTWRAIRTPPGEPRRRQPKRRMQSAETSSAAAQSNLGSNLPDVSLPHEDNGVQDVVDQFFQPVKPTLGQMVRQKLSEGRKVTCRLLGVILEESSPEELQKQATVRSSVLEVLLEITKSSDLYLMERVLDDESEARVLEALETAGVFTSGGLVKDKVLFCSTEIGRTSFVRQLEPDWHIDTNPEITTQLARFIKYQLHVSESKPERSAPNVFTSQSIEQFFGCA from the exons ATGTACTTTTCCCCCAAGTACAGTGCCCTTCTTTTCTGGAATTTTCAGACAGCTTTTGAAGAAGCTAAGAATCTGATTGTCCGAATTTCCGTGTTACACGTTCGAAGGATTATGGGGGAATCGTCTTCTTCGTCGCCTACCGAAGAGATTGCTCGATTGATCAAACGATTAAGCGCGTACGTTACTGTCAAGAtgtctagcctcttctctacaTCTATTCCCAATCTG GATTCAAGATCTATTGGTGCTATTGCGGGGCTTGCAATCGCTGTGATATTCACATGGAGGGCTATAAGAACGCCACCAGGGGAGCCTCGAAGAAGGCAGCCAAAACGCAGGATGCAATCAGCTGAAACCTCTAGTGCTGCTGCTCAGTCTAATCTAGGTTCGAACCTTCCTGATGTTTCTTTGCCTCATGAGGATAACGGAGTGCAAGATGTTGTTGATCAGTTTTTTCAGCCTGTGAAA ccTACACTGGGGCAGATGGTGAGGCAGAAGCTTAGTGAAGGACGGAAG GTAACATGCCGTCTTCTTGGAGTCATTCTTGAGGAATCAAGTCCAGAAGAACTCCAA AAACAAGCAACAGTGAGGTCATCCGTTCTGGAAGTTCTCTTAGAGATTACAAAGTCTTCTGACTTATATCTCATGGAAAGAGTTCTTGACGACGAAAGCGAA GCCAGAGTTCTAGAGGCTTTAGAGACTGCAGGTGTTTTCACCTCTGGTGGTTTGGTCAAAGATAAG GTCCTGTTTTGTAGTACGGAGATCGGAAGAACTTCGTTTGTTAGACAACTAGAACCTGACTGGCATATTGATACAAACCCAGAGATCACCACACAACTAGCT AGGTTCATCAAATATCAGCTTCACGTCTCTGAATCGAAACCAGAGCGAAGTGCTCCCAATGTGTTCACCTCGCAGTCAATAGAGCAGTTCTTTGGATGTGCTTAA